From Gottschalkiaceae bacterium SANA:
GCTTGAACACGTTCAAAGATCTTACGTCGATTTCCACGTGCGATGATCGTGTATACGCTACCTGTTTTGCGTATCGAAATGGTGTCTAAATCATGCAAGGGAAAATCGATCGGTGTATTTTGATAGGCGACTTGAATCTTATGAAGATCATTCTTCAAGGTATTCATTTCCCGGTCGAGAATTAACTGCCCATTTTCGATAATTGCGATGTGATCGCATAGGTCTTCCAATTCCCGAAGGTTATGGGATGAAATGATGATGGTGGTGGCTTTTAAGGTCACATCTTCGATCATCAGATCGCGTACCTGTTTTCGAATCATGGGATCGAGCCCGTCAATGGGTTCGTCTAGTACCAAAACGTCTACACCCTTGCAAAGTGTGAGCCAGAAGGTTGCCTGTTTTTGCATGCCCTTAGATAGGGTGCGAATTTTCTTTTGATCGCTGAATTGGAAGATACGCTTGAGGTGGTGGTAGCGTTGGTAATCCCAATTTGGATAAATACGCGAATAAAGTTTTGCCATTTCTTCCGTTGTATAATGAAGGTGATAAAGCGGCTGGTCGGACAAGTATCCTATTTTCGCCTTTGCCTCGGGGTTTTCATAGATGGGCTTACCGTTTATCAATGCATCACCATCATCTTGGCGATAGATTCCTGCAAGGTGTTTGAGTAGGGTTGTTTTGCCAGATCCATTAGGACCAACCAATCCATAAATAGAGCCCTTGGGAATTGAGATGCTGATATCGTTGACCGCAACTAGATTTCCAAATCTTTTTGTCAGATGAATGGTTTCAATCATGAGGTTCCTCCTCGTTGTCTGAAATAAAGGGTGTTACTAAAGCGACAAGCCGCGCTTGAGAAATTTTTAAGTATTGCGCTTCATAAAGAAGGTGTTCAAGCTGCATAATGATTTGTTCTTTTCTCAATGGGTCGTGAATGTGTTCAGGGGAGGCAACAAAAGAGCCACGCCCTTGAATGGTATATAGGTAACCGGTTCGCTCTAATTCCTTGTAAGCCTTTTGAATCGTATTGGGATTCACTCCGGTAGATTGAGCGAGTTCCCGAACTGATGGCATACGCTCATCAGAAGACAATACTTCTCGAAGAATTAATTGGCGGATCTTCACCAACACTTGTTCATATAAAGGGATTCGATTATAGGGATCGATTTGTATCAAAAGACCACCTCCTAAGTGTATTACGATGCATAATACAGTTCGATCACTTGTAGTGTAATTGAAGTAGATCTGTATGTCAAGAGTAAGCTAATGGACCTTACAGATGAGGAAATAGGAAAATTCAAGCTTTAACCTTGACTAAGTGCCTTGAGTTTGCTAATATACTTAATTAAGTCAAAAGAATATTGCTCATATATCATCCGGGATTTGGCCGGAAAGTATCTACCAAAAAGCCGTAAACTTTTTGACTATGAGCAGACCTACGATAAGTGTATGGTTCTGCGCATAGGCAAGGACTATTTTTTTATATTTTGAGGAGGCGCATGCATGGCAAGAGAGAAGTTTTTAGGGATGGGATTAACCTTTGATGATGTCTTACTGGTACCGCAAAAGTCTGAGATCCTTCCGAAGGATGTCAACCTGCAAACCAAATTGACAAAAACATTGTCTTTAAATGTACCATTGATGTCAGCGAGTATGGATACGGTGACAGAAGCGAAAATGGCAATCGCCATGGCAAGAGAAGGTGGCGTAGGCATTGTTCATAAAAACATGTCAATTGAAGCCCAGGCAATGGAAGTCGATAAGGTGAAGCGATCAGAGTATGGTATTATTACAGATCCATTCTACCTAGCAGCGGATAATCTTGTAGAAGAAGCCTTAGAGCTGATGGCTCGTTACCGTATTTCTGGCGTGCCAATTGTAGATAGCGAAATGAAATTGGTGGGCATCATTACCAACCGTGATGTGAAGTTCATGGAGAAGGAAGATGAAAAAAATCCAATTTCCAAGCATATGACCAGCGAAGGTCTTATTGTCGGGCATGAAGGCATTACAATGAATGAAGCGAAGAAGATTCTGGGCAAGCATAAGATTGAAAAATTGCCTTTGGTCCGTGAAGACGGCACTCTTTGTGGTTTGATTACGATTAAAGATATTGAAAAAGCAATTAAATATCCACAGTCAGCGAAAGATGTAAACGGACGATTGTTATGCGGTGCTGCAGTAGGCATTACAAAGGATATGATGATCCGTGTTGAAGCCTTGGTAAAAGCAAAGGTTGATGTGATTACATTGGATACAGCCCATGGTCATTCTTTTGGGGTTATGGATGCAGTGAAGACCATCAAAGCAGTTTATCCGGAATTACAAATTATTGCAGGCAATGTAGCAACGGCAGAAGCGACAGTTGATTTGATCAAGGCGGGCGCTGATGCAGTAAAAGTTGGTATTGGTCCTGGATCCATCTGTACCACTCGCGTGGTTGCTGGCGTTGGGGTTCCCCAATTGACAGCAGTCTATCAATGTGCAGAAGCGGCAAAACCATACGGTGTTCCAGTCATTGCGGACGGCGGAATAAAATATTCAGGTGACGTAGTGAAAGCCTTGGCTGCTGGTTCTACGGTTGCCATGTTGGGGTCTATGCTAGCGGGATCAGACGAATCCCCTGGAGAAACGGAATTATACCAGGGACGTAAGTTTAAGGTTTACCGAGGCATGGGATCTTTGGGTGCCATGGAAAAAGGATCAAAAGATCGTTATTTCCAAAATGAAAAAGATGACAAGAAGAAATTCGTACCTGAAGGTGTTGAAGGTCGCGTTCCTTATAAGGGAAGCGTGTCTGATGTGATCTATCAAATGATTGGTGGATTGCGTTCAGGTATGGGTTACTGCGGTTCTGCAACTGTGGAAGACTTGCATGCAAAAGCACAGTTTGTTCAAATCACAGGCGCAGGATTGGCTGAAAGTCATCCGCATGATATTTCCATTACAAAAGAAGCACCGAACTACTCTGTTCGATAGGTTTCTGATATAATTAATTAGTTATTCGATTAGAGGAGGAAACATGAAAAAAAGTTTGGTGTTGGTAATGGATTTCGGTGGGCAATACGCCCAGTTGATTGCACGACGTGTACGCGAATCAAAAACATATTGTGAAATTGTACCTTACAGAATCTCAGCGGAAGAAATTAAAAAAAGAGCGCCGGAAGGAATTATTTTCTCGGGCGGCCCGAATAGTGTTTATGCAGAAAATGCACCAGAAGTGGATCCAGCGATTTTTGAATTGGGAATCCCGGTTCTAGGCATTTGCTATGGCGCACAATTGATGGCGAAAGCCTTCGGTGGTGAGGTTTCTCGCGCGACAGAGCGTGAGTATGGCAAGGTCGAGTTGCAGGTTGACAAGACGGAAGGTCTTTTGAATGGAATGACATCATCAGTTTGTTGGATGAGTCATACGGACTTTATCTCGGAAGCACCTCAAGGATTTGAAGTCATTGCCCATACAGACAGCTGTCCCATTGCAGGTATGCAGAATACAGAAAAAAAATTCTACGCGATTCAATTCCACCCGGAAGTGGAGCACACCGAGCAAGGAACGCAATTGCTCCTTAATTTCTTATACAAAGAGTGTGGCTTGACTGGTGATTGGGACATGGGAGATTATGCCCGTGAGACCATCGCTAAGATCAAAGAAGAGATTGGCGACAAGAAGGCTATCTGTGCCCTTTCAGGCGGTGTAGACTCATCAGTAGCAGCTTTAATGGTTCACAAAGCCATAGGCGATAATCTAACCTGCGTGTTCGTCGATCACGGACTGTTGAGAAAAGATGAAGGCGATTGGGTTGAGAAAGTGTTTGGCGAGCGTTTTGATATGAAATTGATTCGTGTCAATGCGCAAGATCGTTTCTTATCCAAGCTGAAAGGCGTAACCGATCCGGAAACAAAACGTAAAATTATCGGTGAAGAATTCATTCGCGTATTTGAAGAAGAGAAGAACAAGCTCTCTGACGCGGACTATCTGGTTCAAGGAACCATCTACCCGGATGTTATCGAGTCTGGCGGTTCTGACGAAGCAGAAGTCATCAAGTCTCACCATAATGTGGGCGGACTACCGGAAGATGTTGACTTCAAATTGTGCGAGCCACTAAGAGAACTCTTCAAGGATGAAGTAAGAAAAGTTGGCTTGGAAGTTGGTTTGGACGAGGATCTCGTTTATCGTCAACCATTCCCAGGACCAGGACTTGCCATTCGTGTAATCGGTGAGATTACGGATGAGAAGTTGGAAATTCTTCGTGAAGCGGACTACGTGTATCGAGATGAGATTGCAAAAGCTGG
This genomic window contains:
- the guaA gene encoding glutamine-hydrolyzing GMP synthase, producing MKKSLVLVMDFGGQYAQLIARRVRESKTYCEIVPYRISAEEIKKRAPEGIIFSGGPNSVYAENAPEVDPAIFELGIPVLGICYGAQLMAKAFGGEVSRATEREYGKVELQVDKTEGLLNGMTSSVCWMSHTDFISEAPQGFEVIAHTDSCPIAGMQNTEKKFYAIQFHPEVEHTEQGTQLLLNFLYKECGLTGDWDMGDYARETIAKIKEEIGDKKAICALSGGVDSSVAALMVHKAIGDNLTCVFVDHGLLRKDEGDWVEKVFGERFDMKLIRVNAQDRFLSKLKGVTDPETKRKIIGEEFIRVFEEEKNKLSDADYLVQGTIYPDVIESGGSDEAEVIKSHHNVGGLPEDVDFKLCEPLRELFKDEVRKVGLEVGLDEDLVYRQPFPGPGLAIRVIGEITDEKLEILREADYVYRDEIAKAGLDREIWQYFAVMTGLRSVGVMGDGRTYSYTIALRAVTSSDGMTSDWAKIPFEVLEKISSRIVNQVDHVNRIVYDITTKPPSTIEWE
- a CDS encoding ABC transporter ATP-binding protein, translated to MIETIHLTKRFGNLVAVNDISISIPKGSIYGLVGPNGSGKTTLLKHLAGIYRQDDGDALINGKPIYENPEAKAKIGYLSDQPLYHLHYTTEEMAKLYSRIYPNWDYQRYHHLKRIFQFSDQKKIRTLSKGMQKQATFWLTLCKGVDVLVLDEPIDGLDPMIRKQVRDLMIEDVTLKATTIIISSHNLRELEDLCDHIAIIENGQLILDREMNTLKNDLHKIQVAYQNTPIDFPLHDLDTISIRKTGSVYTIIARGNRRKIFERVQATHPVVCDFIPLSLEEIFIYEVEGAQND
- the guaB gene encoding IMP dehydrogenase yields the protein MAREKFLGMGLTFDDVLLVPQKSEILPKDVNLQTKLTKTLSLNVPLMSASMDTVTEAKMAIAMAREGGVGIVHKNMSIEAQAMEVDKVKRSEYGIITDPFYLAADNLVEEALELMARYRISGVPIVDSEMKLVGIITNRDVKFMEKEDEKNPISKHMTSEGLIVGHEGITMNEAKKILGKHKIEKLPLVREDGTLCGLITIKDIEKAIKYPQSAKDVNGRLLCGAAVGITKDMMIRVEALVKAKVDVITLDTAHGHSFGVMDAVKTIKAVYPELQIIAGNVATAEATVDLIKAGADAVKVGIGPGSICTTRVVAGVGVPQLTAVYQCAEAAKPYGVPVIADGGIKYSGDVVKALAAGSTVAMLGSMLAGSDESPGETELYQGRKFKVYRGMGSLGAMEKGSKDRYFQNEKDDKKKFVPEGVEGRVPYKGSVSDVIYQMIGGLRSGMGYCGSATVEDLHAKAQFVQITGAGLAESHPHDISITKEAPNYSVR
- a CDS encoding GntR family transcriptional regulator, whose translation is MIQIDPYNRIPLYEQVLVKIRQLILREVLSSDERMPSVRELAQSTGVNPNTIQKAYKELERTGYLYTIQGRGSFVASPEHIHDPLRKEQIIMQLEHLLYEAQYLKISQARLVALVTPFISDNEEEPHD